A genomic region of Alistipes megaguti contains the following coding sequences:
- a CDS encoding TonB-dependent receptor, with translation MRTIIRLFLSACLSLVAAALFAQQGNQVITGTIVDEKGAPVLGATIIADGTTAGTTSDAQGKFSLSLPKKAKAITVSYIGMITNNIPITTATDYKITMREDAQSLDDVIVVGYGFQRKSDLTGAVASVKAKDITGRMVSIEQGLQGRIAGVQITQSEASPDGGLSMVIRGSNSVIGGTEPLYVIDGMPISGGNSMVKGPTDTFGPTGDLQTMTQPANMLSFLNPSDIESIEVLKDASSTAIYGSRAANGVVLITTKRGSKGSTRVTFDASIEVSNVSRTWDLLDAAEYAEQKQTQHLISRILGENMTYEEALRDMPYSGRYSGELNMNWTPSDNAGGDGAYSPTPEDFRSGRVASTDWQDAVLRTGISQKYSLSISGGNDRVNYYVGAGMDDIQGVIVGSEFKRYTINSTLDAKIWNWLSVTNSFNAAYTKSNRSQTGNIQSGDSRGVMMAAVIYDPTQLISGNRYEIENGLLINSDDPYTAATSCMDINTVYTAMDNVALNFNLAKGLKAKITGGVRYSQNVRDIYNPRTSNRYWDAAGQGYALYGNNTDMYVINENLLLYTNSFGRHTIDATAGFTQEASWGDAHTASGKGFLNDYNQYHVLGSATTFYNPTSDYYKTGTLSWLGRINYNYDDRYLATVSFRADGSSKFGKNNKWGYFPSAAFAWRVNQEQFMQNVKVISNLKLRASVGQTGNQGISPYQSLSALTPGTYPVNGKLENTYQLGWTMPNPDLKWETTTQYDLGLDLGLFNNRLTFTADFYLKDTDDLLQNITLASNTGYSSVLMNAGSLRNKGVELSLTGVICNREFYWSMTGNWSTNRIKVLSLGGMESSPGHYVWGWANYPFPITVGHPLGEIWGYKITNVMKTWEQRKNAAKDNPNMIWADDPVTGESTYVGQLGEYDFEKDENGYMKKTVLGNTNPKFIFGLNSTMTYKNFELSFSLAGAIGQDILNLQMMPGFEYTYRVHDYADERWIPEVVDRNGRVVFKDNGKNGNILESVSGGANYGENTYSQQVEDGSWIKMKNITLAYTYRFKKPNFFISSIRPYISLNNVFCIDNYSGLDPEASVFGQDPTRRGVAFSEYPMSFTASFGVNLVF, from the coding sequence ATGAGAACGATCATAAGACTATTCCTTTCCGCTTGTCTCTCCCTGGTTGCTGCGGCCCTCTTCGCCCAGCAGGGAAATCAGGTCATTACGGGAACCATCGTGGATGAAAAGGGTGCTCCCGTACTCGGCGCCACGATCATCGCAGACGGAACTACCGCCGGCACCACCAGCGACGCCCAAGGAAAATTCTCCCTCTCGCTGCCCAAAAAGGCAAAAGCCATCACCGTGTCGTATATCGGCATGATCACCAACAACATTCCGATCACCACCGCCACCGACTACAAAATCACCATGCGCGAAGATGCCCAAAGCCTCGATGACGTCATCGTCGTCGGTTACGGCTTCCAGCGCAAAAGCGACCTGACGGGTGCCGTCGCATCGGTCAAGGCAAAGGATATCACCGGACGGATGGTTTCGATCGAACAGGGCCTCCAGGGCCGTATCGCCGGCGTACAGATCACACAGTCGGAGGCCTCGCCCGACGGCGGCCTGAGTATGGTCATCCGCGGTTCGAACTCCGTGATCGGCGGCACCGAACCCCTCTACGTCATCGACGGCATGCCCATCTCCGGCGGAAACTCGATGGTCAAGGGCCCGACCGACACCTTCGGCCCCACGGGTGACCTGCAGACCATGACCCAGCCGGCCAACATGCTCAGCTTCCTCAACCCCTCGGACATCGAATCGATCGAGGTGCTCAAGGATGCCTCGTCGACGGCCATCTACGGTTCCCGCGCCGCAAACGGCGTGGTGCTGATCACCACCAAACGCGGATCGAAAGGATCCACCCGCGTAACGTTCGATGCCTCGATCGAAGTCTCGAACGTCTCCCGGACCTGGGACCTGCTCGACGCCGCCGAGTATGCCGAACAGAAGCAGACGCAACACCTCATCAGCCGCATCCTCGGCGAAAACATGACCTATGAGGAGGCCTTGCGCGACATGCCCTACTCGGGTCGCTACAGCGGCGAACTCAACATGAACTGGACCCCCTCGGACAATGCCGGAGGCGATGGCGCATACAGCCCTACGCCCGAGGACTTCCGAAGCGGAAGAGTCGCCTCGACCGACTGGCAGGACGCCGTGCTCAGAACCGGAATCAGCCAGAAATACTCGCTCTCCATCTCCGGAGGAAACGACCGCGTGAACTACTACGTCGGAGCCGGCATGGACGATATCCAGGGTGTCATCGTAGGATCCGAGTTCAAGCGATACACGATCAACTCCACCCTCGACGCCAAGATCTGGAACTGGCTCAGCGTCACGAACTCCTTCAACGCCGCCTACACGAAGAGCAACCGCTCGCAGACCGGAAACATCCAGTCCGGCGACTCGCGCGGCGTCATGATGGCCGCCGTCATCTACGATCCGACCCAGCTGATCTCCGGAAACCGCTACGAAATCGAGAACGGACTGCTCATCAACAGCGACGACCCCTACACCGCCGCAACCTCCTGCATGGATATCAACACGGTATATACGGCCATGGACAACGTCGCCCTGAACTTCAACCTGGCCAAGGGGCTGAAGGCCAAGATCACCGGAGGTGTCCGCTACTCGCAGAACGTCCGCGACATCTACAACCCGAGAACCTCCAACCGCTACTGGGATGCCGCCGGACAGGGATATGCCCTCTACGGCAACAACACCGACATGTACGTCATCAACGAAAACCTGCTCCTCTACACCAACAGCTTCGGCCGTCACACGATCGACGCCACGGCTGGTTTCACCCAGGAGGCCAGCTGGGGTGACGCACACACCGCTTCGGGCAAGGGTTTCCTGAACGACTACAACCAGTATCACGTACTCGGATCGGCCACCACGTTCTACAACCCCACCTCGGACTACTACAAGACGGGAACGCTCTCCTGGCTCGGACGTATCAACTACAACTACGACGACCGTTATCTGGCCACGGTTTCGTTCCGTGCCGACGGATCCTCGAAGTTCGGAAAAAACAACAAATGGGGCTATTTCCCCTCGGCCGCATTCGCATGGCGTGTCAATCAGGAGCAGTTCATGCAGAACGTGAAGGTCATCTCCAACCTCAAGCTCCGCGCTTCGGTCGGCCAGACCGGTAACCAGGGCATCTCTCCCTATCAGTCGCTCTCGGCCCTCACCCCCGGAACCTATCCCGTCAACGGCAAGCTGGAGAACACCTACCAGCTCGGATGGACCATGCCGAACCCCGACCTGAAGTGGGAAACAACCACGCAATACGACCTGGGACTCGACCTCGGCTTGTTCAACAACCGGCTGACCTTCACGGCCGACTTCTATCTGAAGGACACCGACGACCTGCTGCAGAATATCACGCTGGCCTCCAACACCGGATACTCCTCCGTACTCATGAACGCCGGATCGCTCCGCAACAAGGGTGTCGAACTCTCGCTCACGGGCGTGATCTGCAACCGCGAATTCTACTGGTCGATGACCGGAAACTGGTCCACCAACCGGATCAAGGTCCTCTCGCTCGGCGGCATGGAGAGCTCTCCGGGCCACTACGTCTGGGGCTGGGCAAACTACCCGTTCCCGATCACCGTCGGACACCCGCTGGGCGAAATCTGGGGTTACAAGATCACCAACGTCATGAAGACCTGGGAGCAGCGCAAGAATGCCGCCAAGGACAACCCCAACATGATCTGGGCCGACGACCCCGTCACCGGAGAGAGCACCTATGTCGGACAGTTGGGCGAGTACGACTTCGAGAAGGACGAGAACGGTTACATGAAGAAGACCGTCCTCGGAAACACCAACCCCAAGTTCATCTTCGGTCTGAACTCCACGATGACCTACAAGAACTTCGAACTCTCGTTCTCGCTGGCCGGCGCAATCGGCCAGGACATCCTCAACCTGCAGATGATGCCCGGATTCGAATACACCTACCGCGTGCATGACTACGCCGACGAACGTTGGATCCCCGAAGTCGTCGACCGCAACGGCCGCGTCGTATTCAAGGACAACGGAAAGAACGGCAATATCCTCGAATCGGTCAGCGGAGGCGCCAACTACGGCGAAAACACCTACAGCCAACAGGTCGAGGACGGATCCTGGATCAAGATGAAGAACATCACGCTGGCATACACCTACCGATTCAAGAAGCCCAACTTCTTCATCTCCTCGATCCGACCCTACATCTCGCTGAACAACGTCTTCTGCATCGACAACTACTCGGGCCTCGACCCCGAAGCCAGCGTCTTCG